In Dermacentor variabilis isolate Ectoservices chromosome 11, ASM5094787v1, whole genome shotgun sequence, one genomic interval encodes:
- the LOC142564203 gene encoding uncharacterized protein LOC142564203 — MVDNVVDRLFSYLDRVSQQDLLSLDAENIEWLPRLGSLLPETAVREFQRVLAESGSPSDFLQRIAWLMCWLMERNKIRPWLLYRFGASFLQANHASLLDAVASILQHPGYHMTIQVRHRGGAYYACMINAYTSPLNVDNVVMCLVFWQGQSFAAAYVGRVDHQRQLADALHYALNGETVELLEGLHADLGAAFRIGSGNLISSFTYRIAVGPPPGAECFVPQQQHSNVPDRHPDGFP, encoded by the exons ATGGTGGACAACGTCGTCGACAGGCTATTTAGCTACCTCGATCGAGTGTCGCAACAAGATCTTTTGTCCCTGGACGCCGAGAACATAGAGTGGCTACCGAGGCTCGGCAGCCTGCTGCCAGAAACAGCCGTCCGAGAATTCCAGCGCGTGCTTGCAGAGAGCGGCAGCCCCAGTGATTTCTTGCAGCGTATCGCCTGGCTCATGTGTTGGCTGATGGAGCGGAACAAGATTCGCCCATGGCTGCTCTACCGTTTCGGTGCCTCATTCTTGCAGGCCAACCATGCCTCGCTTCTGGATGCTGTGGCGAGTATACTCCAGCATCCCGGTTACCATATGACGATTCAAGTGAGGCACCGAGGAGGAGCCTACTACGCCTGCATGATAAATGCTTACACGTCTCCACTCAACGTGGACAACGTAGTTATGTGCTTGGTCTTCTGGCAGGGCCAGTCCTTTGCGGCCGCGTACGTTGGCCGAGTCGACCACCAGCGCCAACTCGCGGACGCCCTGCATTACGCCTTAAACGGCGAAACCGTGGAACTCTTAGAAGGCCTTCACGCAGATCTCGGTGCCGCGTTTCGTATTGGATCCGGAAACTTGATCAGTTCATTTACTTATCGTATAGCTGTTGGCCCGCCTCCCGGTGCAGAGTGTTTCGTGCCACAGCAGCAGCATTCCAATGTACCAGACAGGCACCCCG ACGGATTTCCATGA